AACGAACTTCTATAGAGCCAGACTTTAGAGGGAGGCAATACGCAGATCTGAAGAAGTGTATTGGATGCTCTCTATGTGCTGTGGAATGTCCTGCGAACGCCATAACTATGGTTAAAGTCCCGGATGAATACGTAGTACCTAAGACTAACGCTAGGAAGATATACCCGGTAGTCAATTACTTCAGGTGTGTTTTCTGTTATAGATGTGTTACTGTCTGCCCTACAAGTGCGTATTTAATCACTAACGAGTACAGACTTGCGTCTTCAGCGCCTATAGATTCTAGTGAACTTTCTTTATCAACCACTACTAAGGTTAAGGCTGGTGATGTTCAGTGAATTCTGAGCTGTATTTACTAGTGGTCTTTTGGGCGTTACCTGTCTACTTGACAGCGTTTACACTATATTCTGTGAGAGCCGTTAAGGGACCCACAATACCTGATAGCGTGTTAGCTATAGACGCCATGAGTTACGACTTAGCTGCTTTCATAACTATCTTAAGCATACTCTTCCGCTCCCCTATTTTGATAGCCGTAGCTATTGTCTTGGCTTTATGGGTATTTGCTCTAGATATTTACGTAGCTAAATATCTCGAGTCTAGAGAGATGGGTGAATGACTATGATAGAGGAAGTCATTAACGAAATATTAATGTTCATGGGAACTTTGATGATAGT
The window above is part of the Zestosphaera sp. genome. Proteins encoded here:
- a CDS encoding 4Fe-4S binding protein, giving the protein MKPALIKEVIKGIFAKPATIQYPKERTSIEPDFRGRQYADLKKCIGCSLCAVECPANAITMVKVPDEYVVPKTNARKIYPVVNYFRCVFCYRCVTVCPTSAYLITNEYRLASSAPIDSSELSLSTTTKVKAGDVQ
- a CDS encoding monovalent cation/H+ antiporter complex subunit F gives rise to the protein MNSELYLLVVFWALPVYLTAFTLYSVRAVKGPTIPDSVLAIDAMSYDLAAFITILSILFRSPILIAVAIVLALWVFALDIYVAKYLESREMGE